In a single window of the Nicotiana tomentosiformis chromosome 10, ASM39032v3, whole genome shotgun sequence genome:
- the LOC104106982 gene encoding beta-arabinofuranosyltransferase RAY1 isoform X7, producing the protein MNFTVVKTIISQSCIKMAYPVYGVRLASKRFLGTPFFHSIVARSKASSSDVSIVIDPDTILLPDFIQTMKHAHKLDHDWLLFSSSKSVSHFPFHLDADGKHWLQDDGSRVKTRKLQDFVSQDWKWNLCDGKMLIAWNNGDLPLHKGVLPPFLYGKGLHNRWLINEALLSDFRFVFDASWSISNLNLNDLDQDFNRTSEDFLGLATGKRFWEVTGNSNLAMLYGSLYFHEQNFSNIFRLFQCGGDYLFVNSAKMVVYPLRYKGSLSLRKQVMSKSTREKKTLECVDTIRSTKGANDCSVEDYWTVSTPISLPLSLDILLSLRADKNKTVVLAVVGYSYKEMLMSWVCRLNHLQISNFLVCALDDNIYDFSILQGLPVFKYANLETKISFDNCHFGTECFQKVTKVKSRIVLQILKLGYNVLMSDVDIYWFKNPLPLLSSFGPAVLVAQSDEYKLTGPINLPRRLNSGFYYAYSDVTTIAALEKVVKHAANSNLSEQPSFYDTLCGEGGYNRIDDSRCLEPQTNVTVQFLDRDLFPNGAYKDLWQESNVKEACLMKGCFIIHNNWISGRRKKLERQVPSGLWEYDMSTRMCLQTWHKTKVVYF; encoded by the exons ATGAACTTTACAGTTGTAAAGACTATAATCAGTCAATCCTGCATAAAAATGGCGTACCCCGTGTACGGAGTGCGTCTGGCTAGTAAGCG GTTCCTAGGCACACCATTTTTTCATTCCATAGTTGCAAGGTCAAAAGCATCCTCTTCAGATGTTTCTATAGTGATTGATCCAGACACTATTCTCTTGCCAGACTTCATTCAAACTATGAAACATGCTCATAAACTTGATCATGATTGGCTCCTGTTTTCTTCATCAAAAAGTGTTTCCCACTTCCCATTTCACTTGGATGCAGATGGAAAACATTGGCTTCAAGATGATGGAAGCCGAGTGAAGACCCGAAAG TTGCAGGATTTCGTTTCACAAGATTGGAAATGGAACCTTTGTGACGGAAAAATGCTAATAGCTTGGAACAATGGAGATCTTCCGTTGCATAAAGGAGTCCTCCCCCCATTTCTATATGGAAAGGGGCTTCATAACCGCTGGCTTATAAATGAAGCTCTGCTCTCTGATTTCAGATTTGTCTTTGATGCTAGTTGGTCCATATCCAATTTGAACCTTAATGATCTTGACCAGGATTTCAATCGCACAAGTGAAGATTTTCTTGGCCTGGCTACTGGAAAAAGGTTTTGGGAAGTGACGGGGAACTCCAATTTAGCAATGCTTTATGGATCATTATATTTCCATGAACAGAACTTCTCTAACATATTTAGACTTTTTCAGTGTGGAGGAGACTATCTCTTCGTAAATTCTGCAAAAATGGTTGTTTACCCTTTGAGGTACAAAGGATCATTGAGTTTAAGAAAACAAGTTATGTCCAAGTCAACAAGAGAGAAGAAAACTTTGGAATGCGTTGATACTATCAGATCAACTAAGGGGGCTAATGACTGCTCTGTGGAGGACTACTGGACTGTGTCGACGCCAATTTCGCTTCCTTTATCTTTAGATATATTACTGTCACTTCGTGCAGACAAAAATAAGACAGTTGTGCTAGCAGTTGTTGGGTATAGTTACAAAGAGATGCTAATGAGTTGGGTCTGCAGGCTGAACCATCTCCAGATCTCTAACTTTTTGGTCTGTGCTCTTGACGATAATATATATGATTTCTCCATCTTGCAG GGCCTTCCCGTCTTCAAGTATGCCAATCTTGAAACCAAGATCAGCTTCGACAACTGTCATTTTGGAACTGAATGCTTTCAAAAAGTAACCAAAGTTAAGTCCAGAATCGTTCTGCAGATACTGAAGCTTGGTTACAATGTATTAATGAGCGATGTTGACATTTATTGGTTCAAGAATCCACTTCCCTTGCTTAGCTCATTTGGCCCGGCAGTTCTTGTGGCACAATCAGATGAATACAAGTTGACAG GACCTATAAACTTACCTCGACGTCTGAATTCTGGTTTCTATTATGCTTATTCGGATGTTACGACTATTGCTGCTCTTGAGAAGGTTGTGAAGCATGCAGCAAACTCAAATCTTTCTGAGCAACCAAGCTTCTATGATACTTTGTGCGGGGAAGGTGGATACAATCGCATAGATGATAGCAGATGCTTAGAACCTCAAACGAATGTGACCGTTCAATTCCTGGACAGAGACCTCTTTCCGAATGGCGCATACAAAGATCTTTGGCAAGAAAGCAATGTGAAGGAAGCCTGTTTGATGAAGGGCTGTTTTATTATTCATAACAACTGGATTAGTGGGAGAAGGAAAAAGCTAGAACGTCAAGTGCCATCAGGGCTCTGGGAATACGATATGAGCACAAGAATGTGTTTGCAGACGTGGCACAAGACAaaagttgtgtatttttga
- the LOC104106982 gene encoding beta-arabinofuranosyltransferase RAY1 isoform X1, with protein MKISNPLFLSLTTMNFFQSILFPFLYNNKAKQLGMWLIWLWGFILIGVSFYATQLMPLPFSFKGQILLDGPTITIFTAPRPFVGSIGERQALAVRSWLGLSPDITVVLFSQQPSVFSFAELFSPRVSVDPNIDFTFLGTPFFHSIVARSKASSSDVSIVIDPDTILLPDFIQTMKHAHKLDHDWLLFSSSKSVSHFPFHLDADGKHWLQDDGSRVKTRKLQDFVSQDWKWNLCDGKMLIAWNNGDLPLHKGVLPPFLYGKGLHNRWLINEALLSDFRFVFDASWSISNLNLNDLDQDFNRTSEDFLGLATGKRFWEVTGNSNLAMLYGSLYFHEQNFSNIFRLFQCGGDYLFVNSAKMVVYPLRYKGSLSLRKQVMSKSTREKKTLECVDTIRSTKGANDCSVEDYWTVSTPISLPLSLDILLSLRADKNKTVVLAVVGYSYKEMLMSWVCRLNHLQISNFLVCALDDNIYDFSILQGLPVFKYANLETKISFDNCHFGTECFQKVTKVKSRIVLQILKLGYNVLMSDVDIYWFKNPLPLLSSFGPAVLVAQSDEYKLTGPINLPRRLNSGFYYAYSDVTTIAALEKVVKHAANSNLSEQPSFYDTLCGEGGYNRIDDSRCLEPQTNVTVQFLDRDLFPNGAYKDLWQESNVKEACLMKGCFIIHNNWISGRRKKLERQVPSGLWEYDMSTRMCLQTWHKTKVVYF; from the exons ATGAAAATCTCTAATCCCTTATTCTTATCACTAACAACAATGAACTTCTTTCAATCTATTCTCTTCCCATTTCTCTACAACAACAAG GCAAAGCAACTTGGGATGTGGTTGATTTGGCTATGGGGGTTTATCTTAATTGGTGTCTCTTTTTATGCTACTCAACTTATGCCATTGCCATTTTCTTTTAAAGGTCAGATACTTTTGGATGGTCCAACTATTACCATATTTACAGCGCCAAGGCCTTTTGTGGGTTCCATTGGGGAAAGGCAGGCTCTTGCTGTTCGATCTTGGCTTGGCTTATCACCAGACATTACTGTTGTTCTGTTCAGCCAACAACCTTCTGTTTTCTCCTTTGCTGAATTATTTAGTCCCCGCGTCTCAGTTGATCCCAACATCGATTTCAC GTTCCTAGGCACACCATTTTTTCATTCCATAGTTGCAAGGTCAAAAGCATCCTCTTCAGATGTTTCTATAGTGATTGATCCAGACACTATTCTCTTGCCAGACTTCATTCAAACTATGAAACATGCTCATAAACTTGATCATGATTGGCTCCTGTTTTCTTCATCAAAAAGTGTTTCCCACTTCCCATTTCACTTGGATGCAGATGGAAAACATTGGCTTCAAGATGATGGAAGCCGAGTGAAGACCCGAAAG TTGCAGGATTTCGTTTCACAAGATTGGAAATGGAACCTTTGTGACGGAAAAATGCTAATAGCTTGGAACAATGGAGATCTTCCGTTGCATAAAGGAGTCCTCCCCCCATTTCTATATGGAAAGGGGCTTCATAACCGCTGGCTTATAAATGAAGCTCTGCTCTCTGATTTCAGATTTGTCTTTGATGCTAGTTGGTCCATATCCAATTTGAACCTTAATGATCTTGACCAGGATTTCAATCGCACAAGTGAAGATTTTCTTGGCCTGGCTACTGGAAAAAGGTTTTGGGAAGTGACGGGGAACTCCAATTTAGCAATGCTTTATGGATCATTATATTTCCATGAACAGAACTTCTCTAACATATTTAGACTTTTTCAGTGTGGAGGAGACTATCTCTTCGTAAATTCTGCAAAAATGGTTGTTTACCCTTTGAGGTACAAAGGATCATTGAGTTTAAGAAAACAAGTTATGTCCAAGTCAACAAGAGAGAAGAAAACTTTGGAATGCGTTGATACTATCAGATCAACTAAGGGGGCTAATGACTGCTCTGTGGAGGACTACTGGACTGTGTCGACGCCAATTTCGCTTCCTTTATCTTTAGATATATTACTGTCACTTCGTGCAGACAAAAATAAGACAGTTGTGCTAGCAGTTGTTGGGTATAGTTACAAAGAGATGCTAATGAGTTGGGTCTGCAGGCTGAACCATCTCCAGATCTCTAACTTTTTGGTCTGTGCTCTTGACGATAATATATATGATTTCTCCATCTTGCAG GGCCTTCCCGTCTTCAAGTATGCCAATCTTGAAACCAAGATCAGCTTCGACAACTGTCATTTTGGAACTGAATGCTTTCAAAAAGTAACCAAAGTTAAGTCCAGAATCGTTCTGCAGATACTGAAGCTTGGTTACAATGTATTAATGAGCGATGTTGACATTTATTGGTTCAAGAATCCACTTCCCTTGCTTAGCTCATTTGGCCCGGCAGTTCTTGTGGCACAATCAGATGAATACAAGTTGACAG GACCTATAAACTTACCTCGACGTCTGAATTCTGGTTTCTATTATGCTTATTCGGATGTTACGACTATTGCTGCTCTTGAGAAGGTTGTGAAGCATGCAGCAAACTCAAATCTTTCTGAGCAACCAAGCTTCTATGATACTTTGTGCGGGGAAGGTGGATACAATCGCATAGATGATAGCAGATGCTTAGAACCTCAAACGAATGTGACCGTTCAATTCCTGGACAGAGACCTCTTTCCGAATGGCGCATACAAAGATCTTTGGCAAGAAAGCAATGTGAAGGAAGCCTGTTTGATGAAGGGCTGTTTTATTATTCATAACAACTGGATTAGTGGGAGAAGGAAAAAGCTAGAACGTCAAGTGCCATCAGGGCTCTGGGAATACGATATGAGCACAAGAATGTGTTTGCAGACGTGGCACAAGACAaaagttgtgtatttttga
- the LOC104106982 gene encoding beta-arabinofuranosyltransferase RAY1 isoform X3 yields MKISNPLFLSLTTMNFFQSILFPFLYNNKVRYFWMVQLLPYLQRQGLLWVPLGKGRLLLFDLGLAYHQTLLLFCSANNLLFSPLLNYLVPASQLIPTSISHFIQTMKHAHKLDHDWLLFSSSKSVSHFPFHLDADGKHWLQDDGSRVKTRKLQDFVSQDWKWNLCDGKMLIAWNNGDLPLHKGVLPPFLYGKGLHNRWLINEALLSDFRFVFDASWSISNLNLNDLDQDFNRTSEDFLGLATGKRFWEVTGNSNLAMLYGSLYFHEQNFSNIFRLFQCGGDYLFVNSAKMVVYPLRYKGSLSLRKQVMSKSTREKKTLECVDTIRSTKGANDCSVEDYWTVSTPISLPLSLDILLSLRADKNKTVVLAVVGYSYKEMLMSWVCRLNHLQISNFLVCALDDNIYDFSILQGLPVFKYANLETKISFDNCHFGTECFQKVTKVKSRIVLQILKLGYNVLMSDVDIYWFKNPLPLLSSFGPAVLVAQSDEYKLTGPINLPRRLNSGFYYAYSDVTTIAALEKVVKHAANSNLSEQPSFYDTLCGEGGYNRIDDSRCLEPQTNVTVQFLDRDLFPNGAYKDLWQESNVKEACLMKGCFIIHNNWISGRRKKLERQVPSGLWEYDMSTRMCLQTWHKTKVVYF; encoded by the exons ATGAAAATCTCTAATCCCTTATTCTTATCACTAACAACAATGAACTTCTTTCAATCTATTCTCTTCCCATTTCTCTACAACAACAAG GTCAGATACTTTTGGATGGTCCAACTATTACCATATTTACAGCGCCAAGGCCTTTTGTGGGTTCCATTGGGGAAAGGCAGGCTCTTGCTGTTCGATCTTGGCTTGGCTTATCACCAGACATTACTGTTGTTCTGTTCAGCCAACAACCTTCTGTTTTCTCCTTTGCTGAATTATTTAGTCCCCGCGTCTCAGTTGATCCCAACATCGATTTCAC ACTTCATTCAAACTATGAAACATGCTCATAAACTTGATCATGATTGGCTCCTGTTTTCTTCATCAAAAAGTGTTTCCCACTTCCCATTTCACTTGGATGCAGATGGAAAACATTGGCTTCAAGATGATGGAAGCCGAGTGAAGACCCGAAAG TTGCAGGATTTCGTTTCACAAGATTGGAAATGGAACCTTTGTGACGGAAAAATGCTAATAGCTTGGAACAATGGAGATCTTCCGTTGCATAAAGGAGTCCTCCCCCCATTTCTATATGGAAAGGGGCTTCATAACCGCTGGCTTATAAATGAAGCTCTGCTCTCTGATTTCAGATTTGTCTTTGATGCTAGTTGGTCCATATCCAATTTGAACCTTAATGATCTTGACCAGGATTTCAATCGCACAAGTGAAGATTTTCTTGGCCTGGCTACTGGAAAAAGGTTTTGGGAAGTGACGGGGAACTCCAATTTAGCAATGCTTTATGGATCATTATATTTCCATGAACAGAACTTCTCTAACATATTTAGACTTTTTCAGTGTGGAGGAGACTATCTCTTCGTAAATTCTGCAAAAATGGTTGTTTACCCTTTGAGGTACAAAGGATCATTGAGTTTAAGAAAACAAGTTATGTCCAAGTCAACAAGAGAGAAGAAAACTTTGGAATGCGTTGATACTATCAGATCAACTAAGGGGGCTAATGACTGCTCTGTGGAGGACTACTGGACTGTGTCGACGCCAATTTCGCTTCCTTTATCTTTAGATATATTACTGTCACTTCGTGCAGACAAAAATAAGACAGTTGTGCTAGCAGTTGTTGGGTATAGTTACAAAGAGATGCTAATGAGTTGGGTCTGCAGGCTGAACCATCTCCAGATCTCTAACTTTTTGGTCTGTGCTCTTGACGATAATATATATGATTTCTCCATCTTGCAG GGCCTTCCCGTCTTCAAGTATGCCAATCTTGAAACCAAGATCAGCTTCGACAACTGTCATTTTGGAACTGAATGCTTTCAAAAAGTAACCAAAGTTAAGTCCAGAATCGTTCTGCAGATACTGAAGCTTGGTTACAATGTATTAATGAGCGATGTTGACATTTATTGGTTCAAGAATCCACTTCCCTTGCTTAGCTCATTTGGCCCGGCAGTTCTTGTGGCACAATCAGATGAATACAAGTTGACAG GACCTATAAACTTACCTCGACGTCTGAATTCTGGTTTCTATTATGCTTATTCGGATGTTACGACTATTGCTGCTCTTGAGAAGGTTGTGAAGCATGCAGCAAACTCAAATCTTTCTGAGCAACCAAGCTTCTATGATACTTTGTGCGGGGAAGGTGGATACAATCGCATAGATGATAGCAGATGCTTAGAACCTCAAACGAATGTGACCGTTCAATTCCTGGACAGAGACCTCTTTCCGAATGGCGCATACAAAGATCTTTGGCAAGAAAGCAATGTGAAGGAAGCCTGTTTGATGAAGGGCTGTTTTATTATTCATAACAACTGGATTAGTGGGAGAAGGAAAAAGCTAGAACGTCAAGTGCCATCAGGGCTCTGGGAATACGATATGAGCACAAGAATGTGTTTGCAGACGTGGCACAAGACAaaagttgtgtatttttga
- the LOC104106982 gene encoding beta-arabinofuranosyltransferase RAY1 isoform X6 has protein sequence MKISNPLFLSLTTMNFFQSILFPFLYNNKVRYFWMVQLLPYLQRQGLLWVPLGKGRLLLFDLGLAYHQTLLLFCSANNLLFSPLLNYLVPASQLIPTSISHGKHWLQDDGSRVKTRKDFVSQDWKWNLCDGKMLIAWNNGDLPLHKGVLPPFLYGKGLHNRWLINEALLSDFRFVFDASWSISNLNLNDLDQDFNRTSEDFLGLATGKRFWEVTGNSNLAMLYGSLYFHEQNFSNIFRLFQCGGDYLFVNSAKMVVYPLRYKGSLSLRKQVMSKSTREKKTLECVDTIRSTKGANDCSVEDYWTVSTPISLPLSLDILLSLRADKNKTVVLAVVGYSYKEMLMSWVCRLNHLQISNFLVCALDDNIYDFSILQGLPVFKYANLETKISFDNCHFGTECFQKVTKVKSRIVLQILKLGYNVLMSDVDIYWFKNPLPLLSSFGPAVLVAQSDEYKLTGPINLPRRLNSGFYYAYSDVTTIAALEKVVKHAANSNLSEQPSFYDTLCGEGGYNRIDDSRCLEPQTNVTVQFLDRDLFPNGAYKDLWQESNVKEACLMKGCFIIHNNWISGRRKKLERQVPSGLWEYDMSTRMCLQTWHKTKVVYF, from the exons ATGAAAATCTCTAATCCCTTATTCTTATCACTAACAACAATGAACTTCTTTCAATCTATTCTCTTCCCATTTCTCTACAACAACAAG GTCAGATACTTTTGGATGGTCCAACTATTACCATATTTACAGCGCCAAGGCCTTTTGTGGGTTCCATTGGGGAAAGGCAGGCTCTTGCTGTTCGATCTTGGCTTGGCTTATCACCAGACATTACTGTTGTTCTGTTCAGCCAACAACCTTCTGTTTTCTCCTTTGCTGAATTATTTAGTCCCCGCGTCTCAGTTGATCCCAACATCGATTTCAC ATGGAAAACATTGGCTTCAAGATGATGGAAGCCGAGTGAAGACCCGAAAG GATTTCGTTTCACAAGATTGGAAATGGAACCTTTGTGACGGAAAAATGCTAATAGCTTGGAACAATGGAGATCTTCCGTTGCATAAAGGAGTCCTCCCCCCATTTCTATATGGAAAGGGGCTTCATAACCGCTGGCTTATAAATGAAGCTCTGCTCTCTGATTTCAGATTTGTCTTTGATGCTAGTTGGTCCATATCCAATTTGAACCTTAATGATCTTGACCAGGATTTCAATCGCACAAGTGAAGATTTTCTTGGCCTGGCTACTGGAAAAAGGTTTTGGGAAGTGACGGGGAACTCCAATTTAGCAATGCTTTATGGATCATTATATTTCCATGAACAGAACTTCTCTAACATATTTAGACTTTTTCAGTGTGGAGGAGACTATCTCTTCGTAAATTCTGCAAAAATGGTTGTTTACCCTTTGAGGTACAAAGGATCATTGAGTTTAAGAAAACAAGTTATGTCCAAGTCAACAAGAGAGAAGAAAACTTTGGAATGCGTTGATACTATCAGATCAACTAAGGGGGCTAATGACTGCTCTGTGGAGGACTACTGGACTGTGTCGACGCCAATTTCGCTTCCTTTATCTTTAGATATATTACTGTCACTTCGTGCAGACAAAAATAAGACAGTTGTGCTAGCAGTTGTTGGGTATAGTTACAAAGAGATGCTAATGAGTTGGGTCTGCAGGCTGAACCATCTCCAGATCTCTAACTTTTTGGTCTGTGCTCTTGACGATAATATATATGATTTCTCCATCTTGCAG GGCCTTCCCGTCTTCAAGTATGCCAATCTTGAAACCAAGATCAGCTTCGACAACTGTCATTTTGGAACTGAATGCTTTCAAAAAGTAACCAAAGTTAAGTCCAGAATCGTTCTGCAGATACTGAAGCTTGGTTACAATGTATTAATGAGCGATGTTGACATTTATTGGTTCAAGAATCCACTTCCCTTGCTTAGCTCATTTGGCCCGGCAGTTCTTGTGGCACAATCAGATGAATACAAGTTGACAG GACCTATAAACTTACCTCGACGTCTGAATTCTGGTTTCTATTATGCTTATTCGGATGTTACGACTATTGCTGCTCTTGAGAAGGTTGTGAAGCATGCAGCAAACTCAAATCTTTCTGAGCAACCAAGCTTCTATGATACTTTGTGCGGGGAAGGTGGATACAATCGCATAGATGATAGCAGATGCTTAGAACCTCAAACGAATGTGACCGTTCAATTCCTGGACAGAGACCTCTTTCCGAATGGCGCATACAAAGATCTTTGGCAAGAAAGCAATGTGAAGGAAGCCTGTTTGATGAAGGGCTGTTTTATTATTCATAACAACTGGATTAGTGGGAGAAGGAAAAAGCTAGAACGTCAAGTGCCATCAGGGCTCTGGGAATACGATATGAGCACAAGAATGTGTTTGCAGACGTGGCACAAGACAaaagttgtgtatttttga
- the LOC104106982 gene encoding beta-arabinofuranosyltransferase RAY1 isoform X2 yields MKISNPLFLSLTTMNFFQSILFPFLYNNKAKQLGMWLIWLWGFILIGVSFYATQLMPLPFSFKGQILLDGPTITIFTAPRPFVGSIGERQALAVRSWLGLSPDITVVLFSQQPSVFSFAELFSPRVSVDPNIDFTFLGTPFFHSIVARSKASSSDVSIVIDPDTILLPDFIQTMKHAHKLDHDWLLFSSSKSVSHFPFHLDADGKHWLQDDGSRVKTRKDFVSQDWKWNLCDGKMLIAWNNGDLPLHKGVLPPFLYGKGLHNRWLINEALLSDFRFVFDASWSISNLNLNDLDQDFNRTSEDFLGLATGKRFWEVTGNSNLAMLYGSLYFHEQNFSNIFRLFQCGGDYLFVNSAKMVVYPLRYKGSLSLRKQVMSKSTREKKTLECVDTIRSTKGANDCSVEDYWTVSTPISLPLSLDILLSLRADKNKTVVLAVVGYSYKEMLMSWVCRLNHLQISNFLVCALDDNIYDFSILQGLPVFKYANLETKISFDNCHFGTECFQKVTKVKSRIVLQILKLGYNVLMSDVDIYWFKNPLPLLSSFGPAVLVAQSDEYKLTGPINLPRRLNSGFYYAYSDVTTIAALEKVVKHAANSNLSEQPSFYDTLCGEGGYNRIDDSRCLEPQTNVTVQFLDRDLFPNGAYKDLWQESNVKEACLMKGCFIIHNNWISGRRKKLERQVPSGLWEYDMSTRMCLQTWHKTKVVYF; encoded by the exons ATGAAAATCTCTAATCCCTTATTCTTATCACTAACAACAATGAACTTCTTTCAATCTATTCTCTTCCCATTTCTCTACAACAACAAG GCAAAGCAACTTGGGATGTGGTTGATTTGGCTATGGGGGTTTATCTTAATTGGTGTCTCTTTTTATGCTACTCAACTTATGCCATTGCCATTTTCTTTTAAAGGTCAGATACTTTTGGATGGTCCAACTATTACCATATTTACAGCGCCAAGGCCTTTTGTGGGTTCCATTGGGGAAAGGCAGGCTCTTGCTGTTCGATCTTGGCTTGGCTTATCACCAGACATTACTGTTGTTCTGTTCAGCCAACAACCTTCTGTTTTCTCCTTTGCTGAATTATTTAGTCCCCGCGTCTCAGTTGATCCCAACATCGATTTCAC GTTCCTAGGCACACCATTTTTTCATTCCATAGTTGCAAGGTCAAAAGCATCCTCTTCAGATGTTTCTATAGTGATTGATCCAGACACTATTCTCTTGCCAGACTTCATTCAAACTATGAAACATGCTCATAAACTTGATCATGATTGGCTCCTGTTTTCTTCATCAAAAAGTGTTTCCCACTTCCCATTTCACTTGGATGCAGATGGAAAACATTGGCTTCAAGATGATGGAAGCCGAGTGAAGACCCGAAAG GATTTCGTTTCACAAGATTGGAAATGGAACCTTTGTGACGGAAAAATGCTAATAGCTTGGAACAATGGAGATCTTCCGTTGCATAAAGGAGTCCTCCCCCCATTTCTATATGGAAAGGGGCTTCATAACCGCTGGCTTATAAATGAAGCTCTGCTCTCTGATTTCAGATTTGTCTTTGATGCTAGTTGGTCCATATCCAATTTGAACCTTAATGATCTTGACCAGGATTTCAATCGCACAAGTGAAGATTTTCTTGGCCTGGCTACTGGAAAAAGGTTTTGGGAAGTGACGGGGAACTCCAATTTAGCAATGCTTTATGGATCATTATATTTCCATGAACAGAACTTCTCTAACATATTTAGACTTTTTCAGTGTGGAGGAGACTATCTCTTCGTAAATTCTGCAAAAATGGTTGTTTACCCTTTGAGGTACAAAGGATCATTGAGTTTAAGAAAACAAGTTATGTCCAAGTCAACAAGAGAGAAGAAAACTTTGGAATGCGTTGATACTATCAGATCAACTAAGGGGGCTAATGACTGCTCTGTGGAGGACTACTGGACTGTGTCGACGCCAATTTCGCTTCCTTTATCTTTAGATATATTACTGTCACTTCGTGCAGACAAAAATAAGACAGTTGTGCTAGCAGTTGTTGGGTATAGTTACAAAGAGATGCTAATGAGTTGGGTCTGCAGGCTGAACCATCTCCAGATCTCTAACTTTTTGGTCTGTGCTCTTGACGATAATATATATGATTTCTCCATCTTGCAG GGCCTTCCCGTCTTCAAGTATGCCAATCTTGAAACCAAGATCAGCTTCGACAACTGTCATTTTGGAACTGAATGCTTTCAAAAAGTAACCAAAGTTAAGTCCAGAATCGTTCTGCAGATACTGAAGCTTGGTTACAATGTATTAATGAGCGATGTTGACATTTATTGGTTCAAGAATCCACTTCCCTTGCTTAGCTCATTTGGCCCGGCAGTTCTTGTGGCACAATCAGATGAATACAAGTTGACAG GACCTATAAACTTACCTCGACGTCTGAATTCTGGTTTCTATTATGCTTATTCGGATGTTACGACTATTGCTGCTCTTGAGAAGGTTGTGAAGCATGCAGCAAACTCAAATCTTTCTGAGCAACCAAGCTTCTATGATACTTTGTGCGGGGAAGGTGGATACAATCGCATAGATGATAGCAGATGCTTAGAACCTCAAACGAATGTGACCGTTCAATTCCTGGACAGAGACCTCTTTCCGAATGGCGCATACAAAGATCTTTGGCAAGAAAGCAATGTGAAGGAAGCCTGTTTGATGAAGGGCTGTTTTATTATTCATAACAACTGGATTAGTGGGAGAAGGAAAAAGCTAGAACGTCAAGTGCCATCAGGGCTCTGGGAATACGATATGAGCACAAGAATGTGTTTGCAGACGTGGCACAAGACAaaagttgtgtatttttga